The bacterium genome has a window encoding:
- a CDS encoding tetratricopeptide repeat protein: MTPEKKIVSFFFVVLLFFVSVSVNAQDKNEVKAFSYGMRLYNDGLFDMAALQFNDFIKTYSSSPRREEAFYLVGKCAFKQADYDKASRAFLEYLLNFPKGKRAAISQYSLAECFEAENNLDGAVEALQRLILVYPDSDLKEEALFKKAFIQIKLKKIKDAETTLIQLRDISKGVYKQKAVSQLVKLYIKDREYRAADSGINQLLSISKNMGNRSEVLILSYDLYRKTGRISKIIDMYNEYLSKNKPGANTDKLWHLLGKAYYSIAKNREALACFDKSISLSESRELKAEAQKNAGLIYLDLKRFKKAALSFKEASFNADNHFLKNKIDYYLTIAYSGMNEFYKAGQVCESLLNSDSLNPDIKKQCILADAMYNFKTGDFLRAVSFYKKFTELYPDDPLCPAVLVKSGRILADKINDFDGAVNCFRKILNEYQNSDFLPEAIYLYARVFEQSSRSVEAANLYKRLKRDFSYTQWADSAKIRAENLISLSPLSYQKILIKMGSLINAALTEEAGAKIYLDLAGISFFSLKDYKSALSYYKGYLKEKPDISGEDSILYRIGITCLNLYKSENNKIYADSARSSLRLVIKKYKSSPFAEKAEFALAEIEEKENPHNAVSIYRKIINSYPEDAQSAKAMLYIGERFEEGGKPDSALFFYHRINSSFPGTSEAEKALYKAGMLSFTNRNFSEADSDFTAFEKKFPNDGKISRIYYAHAILFEENNDLKTAEFYLNDIAARFPFSAWSDSARYHLASIHMQKKEFDEVINLCLQMLNSDSLKKAGNRLELMKGPGLNRNKIIRMLGKAYELKGDFEKASSAYGKMDIRVNTADRMFYYESIAEIAEKTHRFQEAVYLLTEIYNENPDSYKAARLGRLFFRLKKFAEAEKYLGLAITNTKEDDEKIKLESELILSLLKQGKVPQADVRIKMFASGRKSNKSYKNYIAKFLLEKGKAYLNDKEFTPALTQFQTIKKKYKNTPYIAEAELQTGRALLITNKIEDALQLLTRMVDVYKNDPIIYKVYLNLGDYYFRSNQYNIALEALSKAVKDPDDKNISRLAMRYLIRVHDMLRMYDSGLYLVREYIRKFPYADDISQKRVQIGTFLMKLNEYQRAIEALRKAKETADSETQAEIQYWIGKSYESMGRFREAVFEFLKVKYLLPRTKLPWAATAMYEAGQCYVKLKEPDNAKKIFRKIVVQEGAASDLGRIAQKKIEEIEKLQNTGRQND, translated from the coding sequence TTGACTCCTGAAAAGAAAATAGTTAGTTTCTTTTTTGTGGTTTTGTTGTTTTTTGTTTCCGTTTCCGTAAATGCACAGGATAAAAATGAAGTCAAAGCATTTTCATACGGTATGCGGCTTTATAATGACGGCCTTTTTGATATGGCTGCTCTGCAGTTTAATGATTTTATTAAAACCTATTCATCAAGCCCGAGAAGAGAAGAGGCTTTTTACCTTGTCGGCAAGTGTGCATTTAAACAAGCCGATTATGATAAGGCTTCAAGAGCATTCCTTGAATATCTGTTAAATTTTCCAAAAGGAAAGAGAGCTGCAATTTCACAGTATTCTCTTGCAGAATGTTTCGAGGCTGAAAATAACCTTGATGGAGCTGTTGAGGCTCTTCAGCGCCTGATACTGGTATATCCGGACAGTGATTTAAAGGAAGAAGCTCTGTTTAAAAAAGCATTTATCCAGATTAAATTAAAGAAGATAAAAGATGCGGAGACTACGTTAATACAATTAAGAGACATATCAAAAGGAGTTTACAAACAAAAAGCTGTTTCTCAACTTGTTAAATTATATATTAAGGATAGGGAATATCGGGCGGCAGATTCAGGGATAAACCAATTGTTGTCTATTTCAAAAAATATGGGAAACAGGTCTGAAGTGCTTATACTATCCTACGACCTTTACAGAAAAACCGGCAGAATCAGCAAAATTATAGATATGTACAATGAATATCTATCTAAAAATAAGCCGGGGGCTAATACGGACAAGCTGTGGCACCTTCTTGGAAAAGCATATTATTCCATAGCAAAAAACAGAGAAGCTTTGGCATGTTTTGACAAGAGTATTTCTTTGTCGGAAAGCAGGGAGTTAAAGGCTGAAGCGCAAAAAAATGCCGGATTAATTTATCTTGATTTAAAGAGATTTAAAAAGGCGGCTCTTTCGTTTAAAGAGGCATCTTTTAATGCAGATAATCACTTTTTAAAAAATAAAATAGATTACTATTTAACTATTGCATACAGCGGAATGAATGAATTTTACAAAGCAGGGCAGGTCTGTGAATCTCTTCTGAATTCAGACAGCCTGAATCCTGATATTAAAAAGCAGTGCATTCTTGCCGATGCTATGTATAATTTTAAAACAGGCGATTTTCTTCGTGCAGTTTCTTTTTATAAAAAATTTACAGAGCTTTATCCTGATGATCCGCTCTGTCCTGCAGTACTTGTTAAATCGGGCAGAATTCTTGCTGATAAAATTAATGACTTTGACGGTGCTGTAAATTGTTTTAGAAAAATTCTGAATGAATACCAAAATTCTGATTTTTTACCGGAAGCTATATATTTATACGCAAGAGTTTTTGAACAGTCCTCCCGTTCCGTAGAGGCGGCAAATCTTTATAAAAGGCTTAAAAGAGATTTTTCATATACACAATGGGCTGATTCTGCAAAAATTCGTGCAGAAAATTTAATTAGTTTGTCTCCTTTGTCATATCAAAAAATATTAATAAAAATGGGCTCTCTTATTAATGCCGCACTTACCGAAGAGGCTGGTGCAAAGATATATCTTGATTTGGCTGGTATATCTTTTTTCAGCCTTAAAGATTATAAAAGTGCTCTGTCATATTATAAAGGATACCTTAAGGAAAAACCGGATATTTCAGGAGAAGATTCAATCCTATACAGAATAGGTATTACCTGCCTGAACCTTTACAAATCGGAAAATAATAAAATTTATGCTGACAGCGCACGTTCTTCTTTAAGACTTGTAATAAAAAAGTACAAATCAAGCCCGTTTGCTGAAAAAGCGGAATTCGCTCTTGCGGAAATAGAAGAGAAAGAAAATCCTCATAACGCTGTCTCTATTTATAGAAAGATTATTAATTCATATCCTGAAGATGCTCAATCTGCAAAAGCCATGCTCTATATTGGGGAGAGATTTGAAGAAGGCGGAAAACCGGATTCGGCGCTCTTTTTTTATCATCGCATTAATTCAAGTTTTCCCGGAACAAGTGAAGCAGAAAAAGCTCTTTATAAAGCCGGTATGCTGAGTTTCACAAATAGAAATTTCAGTGAAGCAGATTCTGATTTTACGGCTTTTGAAAAAAAGTTTCCGAATGATGGGAAAATTTCCCGTATTTATTATGCACATGCAATTCTTTTTGAGGAAAACAATGATCTTAAAACAGCCGAGTTCTATCTAAATGATATTGCAGCAAGATTCCCCTTTTCAGCCTGGTCTGACAGTGCCCGCTACCACCTTGCTTCCATACACATGCAGAAAAAAGAATTCGATGAAGTTATAAACCTATGCTTACAGATGCTTAATTCTGACAGCCTTAAAAAAGCAGGGAACCGGCTTGAGTTAATGAAAGGCCCGGGATTAAATAGAAATAAAATAATCAGAATGCTTGGGAAAGCCTATGAATTAAAGGGCGATTTTGAAAAAGCCAGTTCCGCTTATGGAAAAATGGATATCAGAGTAAACACAGCAGACAGGATGTTCTATTATGAATCTATTGCAGAAATAGCGGAAAAAACGCACAGGTTTCAGGAAGCTGTATACTTATTAACGGAGATATACAATGAGAATCCTGATTCTTATAAGGCTGCCAGATTAGGACGCCTTTTTTTTCGCCTGAAAAAGTTTGCAGAAGCTGAAAAATACCTTGGTTTGGCAATTACAAATACAAAAGAGGACGATGAGAAAATCAAACTTGAATCGGAACTTATTTTATCACTTCTGAAACAGGGCAAGGTGCCGCAGGCAGATGTAAGGATAAAGATGTTTGCGTCAGGCAGAAAATCCAATAAAAGTTATAAAAATTATATTGCAAAATTTCTTCTTGAAAAAGGCAAAGCATATCTTAATGATAAAGAATTTACCCCAGCTCTGACTCAATTTCAAACAATTAAGAAAAAGTATAAAAATACCCCTTATATTGCTGAGGCGGAACTGCAGACAGGGCGTGCTCTTTTAATAACAAACAAGATTGAGGATGCGCTGCAGCTCCTTACGCGTATGGTAGATGTATATAAAAATGATCCCATAATTTATAAAGTTTATCTGAATCTCGGAGATTACTATTTCAGGTCGAACCAGTACAATATTGCTTTGGAAGCTTTATCAAAAGCTGTAAAAGATCCGGATGACAAAAATATATCCCGCCTTGCAATGAGATACCTGATAAGGGTTCATGATATGCTCCGTATGTATGACAGCGGGCTTTATCTTGTCAGAGAGTATATCAGGAAATTCCCGTACGCTGATGATATTTCTCAGAAAAGGGTTCAAATAGGAACATTCCTGATGAAATTGAATGAGTATCAGAGAGCAATTGAGGCATTGAGAAAGGCAAAGGAGACAGCGGATTCTGAAACTCAAGCTGAAATTCAGTACTGGATAGGCAAATCGTACGAAAGTATGGGAAGGTTCAGGGAAGCTGTATTTGAATTCCTCAAGGTAAAATATCTTCTTCCGCGAACGAAACTCCCCTGGGCGGCAACTGCTATGTATGAAGCAGGCCAATGCTATGTAAAATTGAAAGAGCCTGATAATGCAAAAAAGATTTTCAGAAAAATAGTTGTTCAGGAGGGCGCTGCAAGTGATCTCGGCCGGATTGCTCAAAA
- a CDS encoding NTP transferase domain-containing protein: MKGIVLAGGLGSRLFPLTKVTNKHLLPIYNKPMIYYPIETLVNAGIKDILIVTGGKNAGDFVRLLGNGKAFGLNHINFVYQEGEGGIAEALGLAEYFIENDKIVVILGDNIIEGSIKSAVEDFTNQPGGAKILLKEVDDPERFGVAELKGSKIVSIEEKPDVPKSNYAVTGIYMYDGNVFNIIKGLKPSDRGELEITDVNNAYIQQDSMTYDFLEGWWTDAGTFESLFKASCLIAEKVTKT, from the coding sequence GTGAAAGGTATTGTACTTGCCGGCGGATTGGGATCGCGTTTATTTCCTTTGACAAAGGTGACAAATAAGCATTTACTCCCAATTTACAATAAACCGATGATTTACTATCCTATTGAAACTCTTGTGAATGCCGGCATAAAGGATATTCTTATTGTTACCGGAGGTAAGAATGCGGGAGATTTTGTAAGGCTTCTTGGAAACGGCAAAGCATTCGGCCTTAACCACATTAATTTTGTTTATCAGGAAGGTGAGGGCGGTATTGCAGAGGCTTTGGGGCTTGCCGAATATTTTATTGAAAATGACAAAATCGTCGTTATTCTTGGAGACAATATTATTGAGGGAAGTATAAAATCCGCTGTTGAGGATTTTACAAATCAGCCTGGCGGTGCAAAAATATTATTAAAAGAAGTTGACGATCCTGAAAGATTCGGAGTAGCAGAGCTTAAAGGCAGTAAGATTGTAAGTATTGAAGAAAAACCGGATGTTCCAAAATCGAATTATGCGGTTACAGGTATTTATATGTACGACGGGAATGTGTTTAATATAATAAAAGGGTTGAAGCCTTCTGATAGAGGAGAACTTGAGATAACTGATGTGAATAATGCCTATATTCAGCAGGACTCTATGACCTATGATTTTTTAGAAGGATGGTGGACTGATGCAGGTACTTTCGAATCCCTTTTTAAGGCAAGCTGTCTTATTGCTGAAAAAGTTACAAAAACATGA